TTTCAAAAGGGGCGGAAGGATATCTGCCGTGTTTAGAAGATATCATCCACAACGTTGAAATAATTAAGGAAGAAAAACTCGGCCTGATAGATATCCCTATAGAAAGGATCAAAGGAACTTACTATCATTCTCGCTCACTCTCTTTTTCAGCAAATTTTTATCCTTTAATGAAAATTGATTCAGAGTTTGCAAGCAAATGGATTAATTTGTACGAAGCTCATATATCTGAAGGGATAAGAGAGCCGGTAACAGCCTACGAATATTTAAACTGGTTTTACATTGTTGAAGGGAACAAAAGGGTAAGCGTTTTGAAATATTCAGACGCTTTTTCAGTCCGCGGGGAAGTTACTAGATTGATTCCCAAATGGGATGAAAACAATCCTGAAATAAGGATCTACCATGAATTTTTAGATTTTTATAAAAAGACAAAAATTAATATAATCTGGTTCAACAAAGAAGGCAAATTCAAAGAACTGTACGATTTAATCAAAGATTACAAGAAAAAAAGTGATTTTGTTGATAATGATTATGATCAACTGATCAATTCAGTATATCTTCTATTTAGAAAAGTGTATAGGGAAATTGCCAAAGACACAATTTCGCTTACTGAAGAAGAGGCTTTTTTAGAATATCTAAAAAAATTTGGTTTGGAGAATGTTCCCACTATTGAAAGAGAAATGAGGAAGCAGGTTAACGAGTTGGTAGAAGAATTAGAGGAACGCCTGGGTAAACCATCCGAGCCATTGTTTAAATTACCTCAGATTTTCGCAGGGAAAACATTAAAAGTAGCTTTCCTTTACAATACTTCAATAGAGGGGTCAGCATGGACATATTCTCATGAATTGGGAAGAAGGTACGTTCAAAAACGTTTAGGAAGTGAAATAATAACAAAGTATTTTGAAAATATTTCTAATTTAAAAACATATGAAAGAATATTAGATAAACTTGAAGAAGAAAAGTTCGATCTAATATTTTCTACAAGTTTTGAGTTCTTACAAAATCAGAATACAAAGGAACTTCAAAATGTTCGATTTATGTATTTTTCTGGGTATCGTACTACGAAGAATATTAATACATATTTCGGGCGTATGTACGAACCAAGATTTCTCTCTGGTATGATAGCAGGTGCTATGACAACCAACAATAAAATAGGTTACGTTGCTTCTTACGGTATACCTGAAGTCATTATGGGAATAAATGCTTTTGCTTTAGGAGCAAAGGCCGTTAATCCAAAATCAAAAGTGTTTGTTGGATGGACGAATACTTGGCGCAATATAGAATATGAAAGAGATACGGCAGAGTATTTAATAAATGAAATTGGAGTGGATGTTTTAACACATCATCAGGATTCTCCAGAAGTTTGCAAGGTTGGAGAAGAATATGGTGTTTATACCATTGGTTACCATTTTGATATGAAAGAATATGCTCCAACTACCCATTTAACCTCCGTGGTTTGGAATTGGGGAGTATACTACGAAAACATCATTAAAGATGTATTAAGAGGATCAAACTTTTCCTTATTTAGATTGTTTTCTGGTTCAGAAAAGATAGAGAACTTTTGGGGTGGACTTAAGAGCGGGGTCGTTTGTTTGTCACCTATAAGTGAAATAGTTCCTTCTACAACAAAAAACCTTGTTGACACTGTGAAAACAGATATTATGGACAATAGGTTTCATCCTTTCCGAGGTAGTATTTTTGATAAGGAAGGTAATATGAAAGTCTCGAAAGGCAAAAATATTTCAGACGAAGAACTAATGAAAATGGATTGGTTTGTAGACAACGTTTTTTATTCCTAAAAATGGGGAAATTTATGAAAAGATTTTTTATAATGTTGTTATTCTCTTTTGCTTTTACAATCGTTTTTTCAGAAGTTAATTTTTATTTTTCTATATCGCATAGCATAGTACTAAAAAATTATGAAACAAACGCGAGCCCTTAATCTTAAGCTTCCACTTATTCTAACTTTTTTATCAATTCCAAAGTTATTTCTTTCATATTTTCCACCACTAAATCTGCTTTCGATAGATCCTGATTGAGTGAGTTAGGGTTTTTAAAACCTATACACTTCATTCCAGCAGCTTTTGCCGCTTTAACACCATTCTTTGAGTCTTCTATAACTACACATTCATCTGGTTTAACCTTTAACAAGCCTGCTGTGTATATAAAAATATCAGGTTTAGGCTTACCACGAGCAACGTATTCTGAGCTCACCAAAACCTCAAAATACTTCTCAATATCAAACAGGCAAAGAACTTCTTTGATCAATCTCATGGGGGAAGAAGAGGCCAAAGCTATCTTATAATTGCTTTCTATCAGAGTTTGTAACAACTCTATTACACCTTCTATTGGCTCTTTAACACTTTCTTTTAATAATTGCAAATTCTCTAAGTTTTGTTTTTCAAGCAATTCTTCAACACTTTGTTGTAGATTGTATTCATTTTTTAAGTCTTGCCACATTTCTTGATTGCTTACACCTATATAATTACTATATGAACTTTTATTCATTGGAATTCCCAATTCTTCAAAAATTCTTTTATTTGCATTATAATGGATGGGTTCACTATCAATGATGACCCCATCCATATCAAAAATAATAGCTCTTATCATTATTTTCTCCTCACCTTTATACAGGTTGATAGTTAACATGATTCACAACATCTATTTTAAGAAATTCATTTATTTCTTTTTCGCCCCCAATATATTCTTTTAACTCTTCAAGGTCTTTGCTCATAAGCTTCTTGAATTCTTCTCCATAGATCGTTTCTTTTTTGAAAATATAAGAAGCTAGAAGATCAAGTTTCTCCTTATTTTGCCTAAGCAGCTCAACAGCTTTATCATACATTGAGTTAATTATCTTCTTGACTTCAACGTCAAGTTCTTTAGCAGTTTCTTCCGAATAATTCTTTTGTTTTGTCAACTCACTACCCAAAAATATTTCTTCCTCTTCTCCTTCCCAATACACCGGTCCCAACTTTTTGGACATCCCTAACCTATAAATCATGGATTTTGCGTAGTCCGTAGCTTTTCTTAGGTCATCTTTGGCGCCTGTAGTAACAAAATTGAACACTAATTTCTCACTTGCTCTTCCCCCTAGGGCTACAACGATTCTATTAAGTATTTCACTTTTTTTAATTAGGTATCTGTCTTTTTCGGGAATTTGTAAAGTAGATCCTAATGAACCTATACCCCTTGGAATTATAGTAATTTTATAAACAGGGTCGGTATTAGGTAATAAATAAGCCAATACAGCATGTCCCAGTTCATGATACGATAGAATCTTCTTCTCTTTATCGGATATTATCCTATACTTTTTGGACGGACCAGTTAATACTCTATCAATAGCTTCTTCAAAATCATTCATTTCAATTTGAGTTTTCTTTTTTCTTGAAGCTATTAAAGCAGCTTCATTAACTAGGTTTTCTAAATCTGCTCCTACGAAGCCCGGTGTCCTTTTGGCTAACAATGTTAAATCAACATCTTGGGCTATTTTCTTTTTACGTGTATGTATCTTTAAAATTTCTTCTCTTCCTTTTCTGTCAGGAGGGCCTACCATTATTTTTTTATCAAACCTACCGGGTCTAAGTAAGGCTTTATCAAGAACATCAGGTCTATTTGTAGCAGCCATTACAACAACACCTGTAGAAGAATCAAAACCATCGAGTTCCACCAACAAGGCGTTAAGAGTTTGTTCCCTCTCATCGTTCCCGCCGCCAAGTCCAGCTCCTCTTTGTCTACCTACTGCGTCTAATTCATCAATAAATATTATTGAAGGAGCATTTTCTTTAGCTGTTTTAAAAAGGTCTCTAACTCGAGATGCTCCAACTCCTACAAAAAGTTCAACAAAATCTGAACCACTTGCATAATAAAAAGGTACATCTGCTTCACCAGCTATAGCCCTTGCTGTCAAAGTTTTACCCGTTCCTGGAGGGCCTACCAGCAAAGTTCCTTTAGGCATTCTTGCACCTAATTCTTGAAATTCTTGAGGATTTTTCAAAAATTTTACAATGTCCTCTACTTCCTCCAAAACTTCATCGATTCCCGCCACATCTTTAAAAGTAACTTTTTCACCAATGGGTTCATACTCCTTTGCCTTACTCTTTCCAAAGTTCATACTGCTTTTAGCACCTGATGCAGCGGAACGATATAACCAAAAAAAGAAAAGCACCATTATTACTATAGGTATTATATTAATCAATAAACCAAACCACCACTTTGAGGCTACACTTTCGATATACTCGACTTTTATACCTTTTTGAATTAAACTATTCACATACTGTTTATCGATTACTAAAGCTGGAGAAAAAGATTCATAAGTAGAATCATCTTTAGCAAATATTGTCACGTCCCCGTTTTGATTTATTTTTATGGATTCCACCTGACCGTTATTGATCAAGCTTAACATTTCAGAATAGGATATCCTAGGGTTATTTTCCCAGTTCAAAGCAACGAGAGCTCCAACAAAAATAACCGCAAATATAATATAAACCCAAATTATATTGGAAAACTTTAATTTCTTTTTTTCTTCTTTGGTGTTTTTATTTTCAGGCATTTATTTACCTCCTCACAGATGTTGACCTATATACATTTAATCCATAATACTGTACTTTTTCAACGTTTTCATCTTTCTCCAATTTTTCAAAAATCTCCTTTTTATTTTTACATCTTCTTTGATCTAAAAAGCTCTCAATCTCATGCTGATTCATCGGATGCCTTTTTATTATACTTAAGATAGCTTCCAAATCATCTTCTATAGAACTGTAGAAATCTTCTTCTTCTAAAAAATCAAGAGATATGCCTCCTAAGATATTTTGAGCTAGCTCAATTTTTTCTCTTTCTGGAACTGTTACCCAATCTTCCGCAGGGGGTCTCATGGGTAAATTGATATACAATCGATCATAATTTATTCTGTTAAATATTTCTTGGATTTTCCTTAAAGATTCTTCATCATCATTTAATCCTTTTACCATCATGAATTCCATCCAGATTTTACCTTTAAAATTTTTAGAAAAACTTATCAATCCATTCACGTAGGATTCAAACAATATACTTTTAAGAGGTCTATTTATTTTTTTAAACGTTCTTTGATCATAAGCATCCAGCGTTGGCATTACAAGATCACCTTCACTTAACTCTTCCCTTGCTTTTTTTTTTCAGACAATAGAGCCCCATTTGTAATTACAGCAACAGGTTTTTCAACATAAGCTTTTATAGATTTTATTAGTTCACCAATTCTAAAGTATAATAATGGTTCACCTTCACCAACTATGGTTACAAAATCAAACTGGGATACGCCGCTTTTAATATAAGATTTAAACTCTTCTAAAATATCTTGTAAATTAAAAAATTCTTGTCTTTGGTTTGTCATGTTGCTCGTTCTTCCTAACTGACAGTATACACAAGAGAAATTGCAGGTTTTTGGAGGTATTGAGCTTACTCCTAAGGATCTTCCCATCCTTCGAGAAGGAACAGGCCCTTATAAGTGTTGAAAATTCATCGGACACCTCGAATCTATTTTCAATGTTTTTTTATCCTTTTAAATTATACCAAAAAACCCCCACTAAATAAAAATAATAGTAAAACATACTAAAGAAAAAGAAATTAGGAAAAAAGTATCTTTTATTTCCCAATTAAACTGCTTAAATCTTGTTCTCCCTTCCCAGCCATTGTATCCTCTTGCTTCCATCGCAACGCTCAAATCTTCAGCCCTTCTCAGAGCAGATACCAACAAAGGTATAATTATAGATATAGCCCCTCTAATCCTTCCAGAAAATTTTCTATCATCAAAATTTGCCCCCCTACTTAATTGTGCCTTCATTATTCGATCCGCTTCATTCGCAATTACAGGGATAAATCTTATAGCTATCGTCATTACCATCGATATTTCATGGGCAAATCGTTTTGGCACAAAAAACCATCTCAGGATATCCTCAAGAGCATGAGCTAAAGAGGTAGGAGAAGTAGTTAACGTGAGAACAGAAGATAACAAAACTGCAAACAGTATTCTGAAGGTAATTATAGCAGCATTAAATAAACCGATATCTGTTATTCTGATAAAGCCAATCTTAAAAAGTGTATTCCCTCCTATTGTGAATAATTGAATTACAAAGGCAAAGATAACTATAAACCATATTGATTTTAAGGATTTCATGTAATACTTCAAACTTAATTTAGATAACAACATCAACAACAAAGTATACGAAGACATAATCAAAACATCGTAAAAACTGTTTATAGAAAAAGCGAATCCTGCTAAAACGAACAATCCTAAAAGTTTTCCCCTTGGATCCAGTGAATGCATCAACGAGTCTAATTCAACGTATCTTCCCAAGGCAACATTATCCAAAAGCATTTAAATACTCCTTTTATCAATCATTTTTTCTAATTCCCAGCATTCAATATTTTAACATAATTTAAGAATTAGTATATTATTCGTGAGAAAAGATTTTGTTGTTTTTTTAAAATATTAATAAACAGAATGGCAGATTTTTATTAAGTTTTGATTAAGTATTTTGGTAAAAAAGATGGTATAATAAATTATTATAATACGTAATAACCCTATAAGGAGAATCAAATGAAAAGATCCTTAGCAAATAGAAATGTGAAGTATCTATTCATACTTTTGTTGATTTTAATAACATGTATAATAATTGCTTTTTTAGTTTCTAAATCCTCAAATTATAAAAAGCAAATTATTTTTTTTGAAGAGTACTTAAAAAATAACTATACTCTGGACGATGCAACGATAAGAGAATTCGTTAACGTTTTTGAAATATTATACAACGAATTTCCCTACGTAACTGAATATGTCTATCCTCGCGAATTGTTAGCTATTGGAATAGTAGAAACGAATTTTGAAAATGCAAAAGGAGATAATGGGAAAAGTTTAGGATATTTTCAAATTCAAGCCCCTACTTATTGGTATTTAAAACATAATTATCCTGAATTTTACCAGAGGATCAATTTCTTAGAACCTTGGTATTGGGATATCGTAAGCGAAAGACCTGATGTGCAATTAATGACTTCTATCCTATACTTATACGATATCAAATTACGTTACGGGGAAGAGGATGCATACAGTATTTACAATGGCGGTTCAGAAATATATAAAGACAAAATATTATTAAGACTTAGTATTTTAGAAAATACATTTAAAAAATTTAACAGGAGGTAAGCATGCAGATATCAGAACCCCTTGTTTCGAAACCAGTTTTTAGTGAAAAAATTTGGGGAAGTAACGAGTTAAACAGAATTTTCAACTACGAAAAAAACCAAACAATAGGAGAAGTCTGGCTGTATTCACCCTTAGATGGCTATGAAACCGTATTGTATGGAAGAAATAGCCAAAGAGAATATGGAAAAGCAAGTGAACTCTTCCCAAAATTCCCTCTACTCTTAAAACTAATAGCAACCTCATCCTGGCTTTCCATACAATTGCATCCGGATGATACAATGGCCAAACAATTAGAAAACGAGCCATGGGGTAAATCGGAAGCTTGGTACTTTCTGAAGGATAATGGTCAAATTAAAGTTTCAAATAATAATAAATATATCCTCCAAGCTTTTGAAAACAATCGATGGGATGAAGTACTAGAAAGTTATGAAATGAACAAATTCGATTCCATATTCATACCCGCTGGAACCGTGCATACTTTAGGTCCCAATAGCTTTTTACTTGAAATACAGCAAAGCTCAGATTTAACTTACAGACTATACGACTGGGGAAGACCTAGAGAAATCCATGTTGATAAATCTAAAAAAGTTCTCAACAACATTCACACCAGTTACTCTATTTCAAGGAAGACTGAAGGATTGTGTACCAAATACTTTAGCTTTTCCAGATTTGCCAACCAAAATAAAAAAGGGTTAGGCGTATATGTTAACTTGAAAAGCTATGAAACAATAGTACTTCCAGAAGAAGTAAATTATAATTTTCAAGGTGAATTTGTGGAATTTAAATTAAACGAAATTGGCTGGAAATCACTTTTATAATTTCATAATTAAAAATTATAAAAATAATTTAAAATCTTTACATTCCATTTCATTTTCGACTTATTTTGTCTGATATAATTGAACAAGTAGAAAACAAAATCTTAGGAGGAATCCTGATGAATAAAACTATGAAAGAAGATGTATCAATCGTCTTATCTGGTGAAGCAGGCCAAGGGATTCAAACGATAGAAAGACTGCTAACTTTTATTCTTAAAAGGGAAGGTTATTATGTATTTGCCACAAAAGAGTACATGTCGAGGGTTAGAGGTGGAAGCAATTCAACTGAAATAAGGGTAAGTTCCAAACCTGTAAAAAGTTACGTTGACAAAATTGATATACTCATACCTCTTACAAAAAGTTCAGTTGAACATCTAGGAGACAGAGTGAATGAAGATACCCTAATCATAGCAGACAACGATTCGTTGAAATTAGAAAACAAAAATCTTTTCAACGTCCCCATCCTCTCTATTGCCAAAGAAATAGGCAATGAAATATATGCAAATATAGTTGCTGTTGGTGTAATTTTGGGTCTTTTCAAAATAAACATAAAAACGATAGAAGAGTATCTAAGAGAAAGATTTGGAGATAAGGGAGAAAAAATTGTTTCAGATAACATAAAAGCTGCTTCAGAAGGTTACAAATTGGGTAAAGACTTTTCTGAAAATGGAGAGATAAAAATAGAGATCTCTGCAAATGAAACTTTAAAAGACGATTTATTAATTAGCGGAACAGACGCGGTAGCTCTAGGAGCATTAGCAGGAAATTGTGATTCGATTTTTTCATATCCAATGACGCCTGGATCGGGGGTTCTAGTTGATTTAGCAAATTTTTCAAAAAATTTCGACATTTTAGTTGAACAAGCCGAAGATGAAATTGCCGCAATCAATATGGCAATAGGCGGATGGTACGCTGGAGCAAGATCAATGGTGACTACTTCTGACGGAGGATTTGCTTTAATGGAAGAAGGACTTTCTCTAGCTGGTATGATCGAATCACCGTTAGTAATTCACCTTGCTCAAAGACCTGCGCCTGCAACAGGTTTACCAACAAGAACCGCTCAAGAAGGGTTAAATCTTGTTATACACTCAGGGCATGGTGAATTTCCAAGGCTGGTTTTTGCTCCTGGTAATCTTGAACAAGCTTTCTATTTAACTCAACAGGCATTTAATATCGCCGATAAATATCAGATCCCAGTATTTATTTTGACAGATCAATTTTTTGTTGATTCGTATTATAACGTTAAAAAGTTGGACCTTTCCAAAATTGAAAATAAAAAATATTTCGTCGAAACCGGTGAAGATTATAAAAGATATGATTTATCAAAAGCAGAAAACGGTGTTTCACCAAGAGGTATACCTAACTTTGGTAAAGGATTAATTATCGTAGATAGTGATGAACATGATGAGGAAGGTCATTTAACTGAAGATTTGGATATCCGAATTAAAATGGTGGAAAAAAGGCTCCAAAAATATGATGCTTTAAAAGATGATTTTGTTTCTCCAGAATTCTTTGGAAATAGAAACTACAAATATCTCTTAGTATGTTGGGGTTCAAACTATAATGTTGTGAAAGAGGCAATAGAAAATATAGATAATAAAGATCTTGCTATGCTTCACTTTAGTCAAGTTTTTCCCTTCCCAGAAAATGCGGTTGAATTTTTAGAGAATGCAGAAAAAATAATTGATGTTGAAAATAATGCCACGGGCCAATTTGCAAAGTTAATAAGAGCAGAAACTGGTATAAAAATAGATAGTAAGATACTAAAATTCAATGGAATGCCGTTTTCGGTTGAAGAGTTAACCGCTAAAATAAGGGAGGAGTTACAATGAGTGAAAGAAAAAATATTTTTAGTCTAGAAAACGAAAAAGAATTAGACATAGCTTGGTGCCCTGGTTGTGGTAATTTTGGAATACTGAATATATTAAAAAAAGCCTTGGAAGAAATGGAAGAAATAACTCCCAACAATTTTGTGCTCGTTTCAGGAATAGGACAGGCAGCAAAAATTCCTCATTACTTTAAAAACAATGCTTTTAATGGCCTTCATGGTAGAGCTTTACCCGTTGCCTTTGCCATTAAATCGACTAATCCAGATTTATACGTAGTAGCTGAAAGTGGAGATGGAGACATGTACGGTGAAGGGGGAAACCATTTTATCCACAATATAAGACGAAACGTGGACATAACAAACATAGTCCATGATAACCGGGTTTATGGATTAACAAAAGGACAGGCTTCTCCTACTTCACAACAAGGAATGGTCACCCCTGTTCAAGTAAACGGAGTAATACTAAACCCCTTCAATCCCATTGCTGTGGCTATAGCTAACGGAGCTACTTTTGTTGCACGGGCTTTTGTAGGCGACATTCAAAGCACTAAAGAAATTATTAAAAAAGCTATCAGACATAAGGGATACTCGCTAATTGATTTGTTCCAACCATGCGTGACGTTTAACAAAATAAATACTTATGCCTGGTTTAATGAACATACTTACAAATTAGGGGAAGATTACGATCCATCAGATAAAATGCAAGCTCTACAAATGGCTTTTCAAGAAGACAAAATTCCTCTGGGTATAATATATGAAGAAAAGGGAAAACCAACTTTTGAAGAACAATTGACTATTTATAAACAAAACAAAGAACCCCTTTTTAAAAGAAACATAGATGTAAACAAATTAGAAGGTTTTATAAACTCAATGAGATGAGAGGTGATACTATGGCATTGAAGGTTGGAGATTTGGCTCCCGATTTTAAAGTGAAAGATCAAAATGGTGATGAATTAGGCTTTGGCAAAAAGTTCGAAACCTAATTTATCATTATGGAGCAAAAAATTATGAAAAAACTGGCTTTTATTTTTTTAATTTCGATGATTCTTTCAACCAATTTATTGAGTCAAACGATAAATATACCGCAATTTCCAAAAGGAACTCTAACTATTTCACAAGAGGGAAGAGTTGTGACAATCCCTATTGAAATTGCTAATACGAACGAATTAAGAGAATTCGGTTTAATGTACAGAGAAGATATCCCAGAAGAATATGGAATGCTTTTTGTATTCCCAAATCCTGGAATAAGAGGCTTTTGGATGAAAAACACCTTTGTTGAACTTGACATCGCTTTTATAGATAACAATGGAACAATATTAAATATACAAAACATGAAACCTTGCGAAGAATCAACCTGCCCTATTTACATAATTTACAAACCTTTCAAATATGCTTTAGAGGTAAAGGCAGGTTTTTTTGAAAGGTACGGATTCAGTGAAGGAGCAAAAATTGACTGGTCGATAGATGACTAAAAACTGTGTTACAAGGCAAAAGAGCTATAAAAATGCATTAGTTTTTTAAAGAGAGTAAGAAAAGCTCTAAAGGAGGACTGATAAAAATGAAAAAAATAGTTATTTCGGTACTTTTTATTTTGTTTGGTATAAACTATATATATGCAGCTGAAAAGGTAGTCGTCGGAGCAAAGGCTTTCACAGAAGGTTATATATTGTCAAGCATGGTTTCTTTACTTCTCCAAGAAAACGGGATTAAAGTAGTAGAAAAGTTTGGACTATCCTCTTTTCCTCTTCGCAAGGCTATGGAAACAGGTCAAGTAGATGCTTATGTAGATTACACAGGAACTGCTTGGGCAGCGTATTTTGGACATACAGAAAACATATATGATCCTGAGGAACTGTTCGATTTAGTAGCAAAAGAAGACTTAGAGAAACACAACATCGTATGGTTAGATATGATAAATTTTAATAATACTTATGGTTTGGCAGTACGAAGCTCTTTTGCTAGAGAAAACGGAATACATAGTTTAAGTGATTTGGCTGATTATATTAATTCGGGAAAAGGAAAAGATTTAATTTTTGGAGTTAATCCAGAATATTATGAAAGAAGCGACGGGATATTTGCTGTTATGGATGAATACGATATGAATCTACCAAGAAAAAATGTAAGAACGATGGAAGCAGGGTTAACATATGAAGCGTTAGCGCGTAAAAATATTGATGTGGCTATGATATATTCTACCGACGCACAAATCTTACGTTTTGATTTAGTGATTTTAGAGGATAACAAATCTTTCTTTCCACACTACAATCCTTCTGTTTTGGTTAGAAAAGAAATAATAGATGCATACCCTGAAATAAAAGAAATTTTAAAACCATTGACATTGTATTTAAATGAGGATATAATTATAAGGTTGAATTACTTGGTTGACTTTGAAGGTTTAGAACCAGAAATTGTTGCTAGAAAGTATCTCCATGGTTTGGGCTTTATCAAATAAATAGATTACAATAACTTGCGGAGGCGTGCACCGAATTGGCTAAGGGGCCGGTCTCGAAAACCGGTGGGGTTTATCCCCTTGTGGGTTCGAGTCCCACCGCCTCCGCCAACTTTTATTGAGGAGGGAAGTAAAAGATGCCTATTCTATCTGAAATTAACAGATATTTAAAAAGTAAAATTTCACTTGGTAAAGATGATTATGCGATACCAAAAAGATGGATGCCCCCTAATTATACCGGTAAGGTTAAACTATCTGGGAGAAAATTTTTTGTTAATCCATATGAGTTTATTTCTAACATAATAGATAATCTGTTAAAAAATGCTTCAGAAGAATTGGATTACAGCAAACCCCTTTCTTTCATTAAAAATGTTAAAAACCCTGATTGGATTAGAACAAGCATAGTTTATTCTGCTCATGTAAGAGCTACAGCTGCCTATGTTCATGACCAAACTACTTTATTCGTTCCGATAGATGAAAAAGGTTATACTGAATCAGGAACCTTTCTAAAAATGTTGATGTTAATACCTTATTTTTCTAGCTATAACGTTGATAGTATCTATTTACTTCCAATTACTCAATCCAGCAATAAATTTAAGAAAGGTGAAGTAGGCTCACCTTATGCGGTCAAAAATTTTTTCTCTGTAGAAAAAGATTATCATGACACCCTTTTGGAAAGTGAATTCACCCCTGATCAAGAATTTGCAGCTTTCGTCGAAGCCGCTCATATGGCTGGAATGAGAGTATTGTTAGACTTTGTGCCACGAACAGGAGCCAGGGACAACGACTTGATTTTAGAACATCCCGATTGGTTCTATTGGATAGATATAGATGAAATGAACGACTTTGCCCCACCTAAAGTTGACGGTTTAGGATTTGTTCAACCAAGTAAAGAAAATTTAAAAATTGTATACAATGACGAACAAGTCAAAAATCATCTTAAAAAATTTAGATGGGATCCAAAAACTCAGAATCCACAAAAATGGGAAAATTTTATAGATAAAAATAAAAACAACCCGGATTTTTTGGA
Above is a window of Petrotoga sibirica DSM 13575 DNA encoding:
- a CDS encoding BMP family ABC transporter substrate-binding protein translates to MYRTSRSLSRSEYEKANRLAKKDFLSNISKGAEGYLPCLEDIIHNVEIIKEEKLGLIDIPIERIKGTYYHSRSLSFSANFYPLMKIDSEFASKWINLYEAHISEGIREPVTAYEYLNWFYIVEGNKRVSVLKYSDAFSVRGEVTRLIPKWDENNPEIRIYHEFLDFYKKTKINIIWFNKEGKFKELYDLIKDYKKKSDFVDNDYDQLINSVYLLFRKVYREIAKDTISLTEEEAFLEYLKKFGLENVPTIEREMRKQVNELVEELEERLGKPSEPLFKLPQIFAGKTLKVAFLYNTSIEGSAWTYSHELGRRYVQKRLGSEIITKYFENISNLKTYERILDKLEEEKFDLIFSTSFEFLQNQNTKELQNVRFMYFSGYRTTKNINTYFGRMYEPRFLSGMIAGAMTTNNKIGYVASYGIPEVIMGINAFALGAKAVNPKSKVFVGWTNTWRNIEYERDTAEYLINEIGVDVLTHHQDSPEVCKVGEEYGVYTIGYHFDMKEYAPTTHLTSVVWNWGVYYENIIKDVLRGSNFSLFRLFSGSEKIENFWGGLKSGVVCLSPISEIVPSTTKNLVDTVKTDIMDNRFHPFRGSIFDKEGNMKVSKGKNISDEELMKMDWFVDNVFYS
- a CDS encoding HAD family hydrolase, yielding MIRAIIFDMDGVIIDSEPIHYNANKRIFEELGIPMNKSSYSNYIGVSNQEMWQDLKNEYNLQQSVEELLEKQNLENLQLLKESVKEPIEGVIELLQTLIESNYKIALASSSPMRLIKEVLCLFDIEKYFEVLVSSEYVARGKPKPDIFIYTAGLLKVKPDECVVIEDSKNGVKAAKAAGMKCIGFKNPNSLNQDLSKADLVVENMKEITLELIKKLE
- the ftsH gene encoding ATP-dependent zinc metalloprotease FtsH, translated to MPENKNTKEEKKKLKFSNIIWVYIIFAVIFVGALVALNWENNPRISYSEMLSLINNGQVESIKINQNGDVTIFAKDDSTYESFSPALVIDKQYVNSLIQKGIKVEYIESVASKWWFGLLINIIPIVIMVLFFFWLYRSAASGAKSSMNFGKSKAKEYEPIGEKVTFKDVAGIDEVLEEVEDIVKFLKNPQEFQELGARMPKGTLLVGPPGTGKTLTARAIAGEADVPFYYASGSDFVELFVGVGASRVRDLFKTAKENAPSIIFIDELDAVGRQRGAGLGGGNDEREQTLNALLVELDGFDSSTGVVVMAATNRPDVLDKALLRPGRFDKKIMVGPPDRKGREEILKIHTRKKKIAQDVDLTLLAKRTPGFVGADLENLVNEAALIASRKKKTQIEMNDFEEAIDRVLTGPSKKYRIISDKEKKILSYHELGHAVLAYLLPNTDPVYKITIIPRGIGSLGSTLQIPEKDRYLIKKSEILNRIVVALGGRASEKLVFNFVTTGAKDDLRKATDYAKSMIYRLGMSKKLGPVYWEGEEEEIFLGSELTKQKNYSEETAKELDVEVKKIINSMYDKAVELLRQNKEKLDLLASYIFKKETIYGEEFKKLMSKDLEELKEYIGGEKEINEFLKIDVVNHVNYQPV
- a CDS encoding energy-coupling factor transporter transmembrane component T family protein, coding for MLLDNVALGRYVELDSLMHSLDPRGKLLGLFVLAGFAFSINSFYDVLIMSSYTLLLMLLSKLSLKYYMKSLKSIWFIVIFAFVIQLFTIGGNTLFKIGFIRITDIGLFNAAIITFRILFAVLLSSVLTLTTSPTSLAHALEDILRWFFVPKRFAHEISMVMTIAIRFIPVIANEADRIMKAQLSRGANFDDRKFSGRIRGAISIIIPLLVSALRRAEDLSVAMEARGYNGWEGRTRFKQFNWEIKDTFFLISFSLVCFTIIFI
- a CDS encoding type I phosphomannose isomerase catalytic subunit, coding for MQISEPLVSKPVFSEKIWGSNELNRIFNYEKNQTIGEVWLYSPLDGYETVLYGRNSQREYGKASELFPKFPLLLKLIATSSWLSIQLHPDDTMAKQLENEPWGKSEAWYFLKDNGQIKVSNNNKYILQAFENNRWDEVLESYEMNKFDSIFIPAGTVHTLGPNSFLLEIQQSSDLTYRLYDWGRPREIHVDKSKKVLNNIHTSYSISRKTEGLCTKYFSFSRFANQNKKGLGVYVNLKSYETIVLPEEVNYNFQGEFVEFKLNEIGWKSLL